Proteins found in one Miscanthus floridulus cultivar M001 chromosome 4, ASM1932011v1, whole genome shotgun sequence genomic segment:
- the LOC136549300 gene encoding dirigent protein 1-like has product MAAAAAMAFSLLLVLLLAALSSPPSVVLAADDDGTTHLHFFMHDIVAGSNPTAVQVVKGPAAAGSIVPGLAFGDTMVIDDALTETSSPTSAAVGRAQGFYMVSSQSGLVLMVCANLLLTSGDHNGSTLAVVGRDDVGADVRELAVVGGTGNFRMATGYVLWKTSSMSGPDATIELDVHVRTATATGSGTTGAIDGGGGSTTGASSGAPAKWVGAGWVSACVVAVVVAVVGSGVW; this is encoded by the coding sequence atggcagcagcagcagcgatggCATTCTCCCTCCTCTTGGTCCTCCTCCTCGCGGCGCTGTCATCGCCGCCGTCGGTCGTCCTGGCGGCGGACGACGATGGCACCACGCACCTGCACTTCTTCATGCACGACATCGTGGCCGGGAGCAACCCGACGGCGGTGCAGGTGGTGAAGGGCCCCGCCGCCGCGGGGTCGATCGTCCCGGGGCTGGCGTTCGGCGACACCATGGTGATCGACGACGCGCTGACGGAGACGTCGTCGCCCACGTCCGCCGCCGTGGGCCGCGCGCAGGGCTTCTACATGGTGTCGTCGCAGTCGGGCCTCGTGCTGATGGTGTGCGCGAACCTGCTGCTCACCTCGGGGGACCACAACGGCAGCACGCTCGCGGTGGTGGGCCGGGACGACGTGGGCGCGGACGTGCGGGAGCTCGCCGTCGTCGGCGGCACGGGCAACTTCCGGATGGCCACTGGGTACGTGCTGTGGAAGACGTCCAGCATGAGCGGGCCCGACGCCACCATCGAGCTCGACGTGCACGTGAGGACGGCGACAGCCACGGGTAGCGGCACCACCGGCGccatcgacggcggcggcggcagcaccaCTGGTGCCTCCTCGGGCGCCCCCGCCAAGTGGGTTGGAGCAGGGTGGGTCAGTGCGTGCGTCGTCGCCGTTGTTGTTGCGGTGGTTGGATCCGGCGTCTGGTGA
- the LOC136550695 gene encoding uncharacterized protein: MASYHLTGDAQTWYYALEQDEGQPPWDRFKDLCRLRFGPPIRGTRLAELGRLPFYSTVDEFAGRFQAVLAHARDISTRQKAELFVGGLPDHLRVDVEMHDPGDLQMAMYLARTFKRKATALMAPAQRVARPPQRQTPSARSPAGGGTPAGAPAPTAPSPTSPATPTRTFRRLTPAEMLERRRQGLCYNCDEQYVRAHICPRVFYLESSDYIDNDAFTGAETATDAAAEDHTAPLEGATANALVVSVYALAGIRTYYTMLLPVTINGERLLALLDTGSTHTFLQSTVMRRLGIVPHGGNNLRVTVANGERLPCEGIARDLPVLIGGESFPVTCVGLALGCFDFILSVDFLGALGPLLWDFEGLTVSFQRGDQRVTWQCMGAPGASTHQQHLAAATPDQQRPLLDKDGLMI; this comes from the coding sequence ATGGCGTCCTATCACCTCACGGGCGACGCCCAGACGTGGTACTATGCCCTCGAGCAGGACGAGGGCCAGCCGCCATGGGATCGGTTCAAGGACTTGTGTCGCCTTCGCTTCGGACCGCCCATTCGTGGCACTCGCCTGGCAGAGCTGGGCCGGCTGCCCTTTTACTCCACGGTGGACGAGTTCGCAGGCCGTTTTCAAGCGGTCCTGGCTCACGCCCGGGACATCTCCACCCGCCAAAAAGCGGAACTCTTCGTGGGGGGCCTGCCTGACCACCTCCGCGTGGACGTGGAGATGCACGACCCAGGTGACCTCCAGATGGCCATGTACCTGGCGCGCACTTTCAAACGCAAGGCCACGGCCCTCATGGCACCAGCACAGCGTGTCGCTCGCCCTCCCCAGCGGCAGACTCCTTCGGCTCGCTCGCCCGCTGGGGGAGGGACTCCAGCCGGTGCGCCCGCTCCTACTGCGCCGAGTCCGACCAGCCCCGCTACGCCCACCCGCACCTTCCGTCGCTTGACACCGGCGGAGATGCTCGAGCGCCGTCGCCAGGGGCTTTGCTACAACTGCGATGAGCAGTACGTGCGCGCCCACATCTGCCCACGTGTCTTCTACCTGGAGTCCTCCGACTACATCGACAACGACGCCTTCACCGGGGCAGAGACCGCCACGGACGCCGCGGCCGAGGACCACACGGCACCACTAGAGGGGGCTACTGCTAATGCTCTGGTGGTCTCCGTGTACGCTCTTGCAGGGATCCGCACCTACTACACCATGCTGCTGCCCGTCACCATCAACGGGGAACGTCTCCTCGCCCTGCTGGACACTGGCTCCACACACACCTTCCTCCAGAGTACAGTCATGCGACGCCTAGGGATTGTTCCGCATGGCGGCAACAACCTCCGTGTCACGGTCGCGAACGGGGAGCGTTTGCCGTGCGAGGGAATCGCCCGTGATCTGCCCGTCCTCATCGGTGGCGAGTCCTTCCCCGTCACGTGTGTGGGGCTCGCCCTCGGCTGCTTCGACTTCATCCTCAGTGTCGACTTCCTGGGAGCTTTGGGGCCCCTCCTGTGGGACTTCGAGGGCCTCACCGTCTCCTTCCAGCGCGGCGACCAGCGCGTCACGTGGCAGTGCATGGGCGCACCGGGTGCATCGACACACCAGCAGCACCTGGCCGCAGCCACTCCTGACCAGCAGCGGCCACTGCTGGACAAGGACGGCTTGATGATATAA
- the LOC136550694 gene encoding proline-rich receptor-like protein kinase PERK9: MSIQPSTAAVPPSSTPAPSASGVLPQAAASTSALVPTSSQPLAQGAPRVPRAVFTLEQTTDAIVDLSHGLAELRLTMNTMLQLFNTSPPQFGAPQLQYGAPPLQPLLPPPPPSVALQHAQPASYSYGMPSDVGLSTASSPALSSVPIHQLRFPPSPSPIPPWALNSSGPVYTSVPPRSHVPDHGASRVSGTLYGGTDGLLLPGSSMAPSPPSYHAPGYGEGTPKSAQGNGPPKFHKIEFTMYDGSVDPLNWLTHCEQFFRGQLTPASQRT, from the coding sequence ATGTCGATCCaaccctccaccgccgccgttccGCCCTCATCCACGCCGGCGCCTTCCGCCTCCGGCGTCCTGCCCCAGGCTGCCGCCTCAACGTCGGCCCTGGTGCCGACCTCCTCGCAGCCGCTGGCACAGGGCGCGCCAAGGGTGCCGCGCGCCGTCTTCACGCTTGAACAGACGACAGACGCGATCGTCGACCTCAGCCACGGTTTGGCCGAGCTGCGCCTCACGATGAACACCATGCTCCAGCTCTTCAACACCTCGCCTCCACAGTTTGGCGCACCACAACTGCAGTATGGCGCGCCGCCGCTCCAGCCGCTCCTGCCTCCGCCGCCCCCGTCGGTCGCCCTTCAGCACGCCCAGCCGGCCTCCTACTCCTACGGGATGCCCTCTGACGTAGGGCTCTCGACGGCATCATCGCCTGCTTTGTCGTCCGTTCCGATCCATCAGCTCCGTTTTCCGCCGTCGCCGTCCCCGATTCCGCCATGGGCGCTGAACTCATCAGGGCCGGTCTACACGTCGGTGCCCCCCCGGTCACATGTGCCCGATCATGGCGCATCGAGGGTGTCGGGAACCCTCTACGGCGGCACGGACGGTCTCCTCCTTCCTGGCAGCAGCATGGCGCCATCGCCTCCATCCTACCACGCACCCGGCTACGGGGAGGGCACCCCGAAATCAGCACAGGGCAACGGGCCGCCCAAGTTCCACAAGATCGAGTTCACGATGTACGATGGCTCCGTCGATCCGCTGAACTGGCTCACGCACTGTGAACAATTCTTCCGCGGCCAACTCACGCCGGCATCGCAGCGCACCTAG